One Bacillota bacterium DNA window includes the following coding sequences:
- a CDS encoding NAD(P)H-dependent oxidoreductase subunit E has translation MSAAQTKQTKDRRARLEVAPRPGESGRGTCACQGKLPDDRYAKLDEIIARHKDTPGSLIPVLHEAQQLFGCLPEDVQSRIAKGLGVPDSEVYGVSTFYSLFSLRPKGKWTISVCLGTACYVRGAAACLEALKKELGVDIGGTSRDGLFTLQAVRCLGACALAPVVMIGETVFARVKPDDIPKILADYAAAHSSESAAS, from the coding sequence ATGTCGGCGGCCCAAACCAAGCAGACGAAGGATAGGCGGGCACGACTGGAGGTCGCGCCGAGGCCGGGGGAGTCCGGAAGGGGCACGTGTGCGTGCCAGGGCAAGCTGCCCGATGACAGGTATGCGAAGCTCGACGAGATAATCGCGAGGCACAAGGACACCCCGGGATCGCTGATACCCGTTCTCCATGAGGCTCAGCAGCTCTTCGGTTGCCTCCCTGAAGACGTGCAATCGAGGATAGCGAAGGGCCTCGGGGTGCCGGACAGCGAGGTGTACGGCGTCTCCACGTTCTATTCGCTGTTCTCGCTCCGCCCGAAGGGCAAGTGGACCATAAGTGTGTGTCTCGGCACCGCTTGCTACGTGAGAGGCGCGGCGGCGTGTCTGGAGGCGCTCAAGAAAGAGCTCGGCGTGGACATCGGCGGAACCAGCCGGGACGGGCTGTTCACACTCCAGGCCGTGAGGTGCCTGGGGGCTTGCGCACTCGCTCCCGTTGTGATGATCGGCGAGACGGTGTTCGCGCGCGTCAAGCCGGACGACATCCCGAAGATACTGGCTGACTACGCCGCCGCTCATTCGAGCGAGTCCGCCGCCAGCTAG
- a CDS encoding NAD(P)/FAD-dependent oxidoreductase, giving the protein MASARQQGRYDVIIVGAGPAGIFAALEFVRAAEGPVKMIIVEKGSDLDARVCPSNEGKTACRRCQPCSIVSGWGGAGAFSDGKLTLSTQVGGMLDVYLGDRDLKELIEYVDGIYLGFGAPTKVYGGDEEALHELERKALIAELKFIPAKIRHLGTGKTKDVLEGMKNHLAEQIEISLRESATKILVEDGKVAGIETSKGRTILGDYVIVAPGREGAEWLAQEARRLGLSMAINPVDIGVRVELPAVVAEPLTDVAYESKLIYHSRSFDDKVRTFCMCPYGEVVTESSDGLITVNGHTHFERKTENTNFALLVSKTFTEPFKDPIAYGKYVAGLANLLGGGVIVQRLGDLITGRRSTRERLAKGTCVPTLEDATPGDLSLVFPYRHLVSIIEMLKSLDAVAPGVYGRNTLLYGVEVKFYSSRLAVTSSLETQIRNLFAIGDGAGVTRGLMQASASGVVAAREILGRLARP; this is encoded by the coding sequence GTGGCGAGTGCAAGACAACAGGGTCGCTATGATGTCATAATCGTGGGAGCGGGCCCCGCCGGCATTTTCGCTGCACTGGAGTTTGTTCGGGCAGCGGAAGGCCCGGTCAAGATGATCATCGTAGAGAAGGGCTCTGATCTAGATGCCAGGGTTTGCCCATCGAACGAAGGCAAGACCGCTTGCCGAAGGTGTCAGCCGTGCAGCATAGTGTCAGGCTGGGGAGGGGCCGGCGCTTTCAGCGACGGCAAGCTCACTCTTTCGACTCAGGTTGGCGGCATGCTCGACGTGTACCTGGGCGACCGAGATCTGAAGGAGCTCATCGAGTACGTTGACGGCATCTACCTTGGGTTCGGCGCGCCCACCAAGGTCTATGGCGGAGATGAGGAGGCCCTGCACGAGCTCGAGCGCAAAGCCCTCATCGCGGAGCTCAAGTTCATACCCGCGAAGATCAGACACCTGGGAACCGGGAAGACCAAGGACGTCTTGGAGGGCATGAAGAACCATCTCGCTGAGCAGATTGAGATCTCACTTCGCGAGAGCGCCACCAAGATCCTCGTAGAAGACGGCAAAGTGGCGGGAATCGAGACTTCGAAAGGCCGCACGATCCTTGGGGACTATGTCATCGTCGCCCCGGGGAGAGAGGGAGCTGAGTGGCTTGCTCAAGAGGCGCGCAGGCTTGGGCTCTCCATGGCCATCAACCCGGTGGACATCGGCGTGCGCGTGGAACTGCCCGCGGTCGTGGCGGAGCCTCTAACCGACGTGGCATACGAGTCCAAGCTCATATACCACTCGCGTTCCTTTGACGACAAGGTCCGCACCTTCTGCATGTGCCCCTACGGAGAAGTGGTCACGGAGAGTTCCGACGGGCTGATCACGGTGAACGGGCACACGCACTTCGAAAGGAAGACCGAGAACACGAACTTCGCGCTCTTGGTCAGCAAGACGTTCACCGAGCCGTTCAAGGACCCGATAGCCTATGGCAAGTATGTGGCGGGCCTGGCGAACCTCCTGGGAGGCGGGGTCATCGTCCAGAGGCTCGGCGACCTCATCACGGGGCGCCGGTCTACAAGGGAGAGGCTGGCCAAGGGCACGTGCGTGCCCACGCTCGAAGACGCAACTCCCGGCGACCTCAGCCTCGTGTTCCCTTACAGACATCTGGTAAGCATCATAGAGATGCTGAAGTCGCTCGATGCCGTGGCGCCCGGAGTGTATGGGCGCAACACCCTGTTGTACGGTGTCGAGGTGAAATTCTACTCTTCGAGGCTCGCCGTGACTAGCTCTCTCGAGACGCAGATTAGGAATCTCTTTGCCATCGGCGACGGCGCGGGAGTCACGAGAGGCCTGATGCAAGCTTCCGCCTCAGGCGTGGTGGCGGCGCGGGAGATCCTTGGACGCCTCGCTAGGCCGTAG
- the guaB gene encoding IMP dehydrogenase → MDFDDKFGHVALTFDDVLLEPAYSEVMPGEVEISTKLTARIRLNIPLVSAAMDTVTEARLAIAMAREGGIGIIHKNMSIERQAGEVDKVKRSEHGIIVDPIFLEPHNLIRDALAIMERYHISGVPITRGGRLVGILTNRDLRFETNYDQPIENVMTKENLVTAPVGTTLEEAKAILQRHKIEKLPIVDEDFMLKGLITIKDILKAKQFPNAAKDERGRLRVGAAVGPVGAIARAGALVDAGVDILVVDTAHGHSRSVLETVKALKANFQNVDVAAGNVGTADGARALIEAGADAVKVGIGPGSICTTRVVAGIGVPQVTAIFECARVAREHGIPVIADGGIKYSGDITKAIAAGADSVMIGRLFAGTEESPGERVIYKGRSFKVYRGMGSIEAMKEGSSDRYFQNASHKMVPEGIEGRVPYKGALADTIYQLVGGLRAGMGYCGARNIAELQENTRFIRMTGAGLRESHPHDIVITREAPNYSLADTDVEEE, encoded by the coding sequence ATGGACTTCGACGACAAGTTCGGGCATGTTGCTCTGACCTTCGACGATGTGCTTCTCGAACCAGCCTACTCCGAGGTCATGCCGGGGGAGGTGGAGATATCGACGAAGCTGACCGCCAGGATCCGCCTGAACATACCGCTAGTCAGCGCCGCCATGGACACCGTGACCGAGGCAAGGCTCGCCATAGCCATGGCGCGCGAGGGTGGCATCGGCATAATCCACAAGAACATGTCGATCGAGCGCCAGGCGGGTGAGGTAGACAAGGTAAAGCGGTCGGAGCACGGGATAATCGTGGACCCCATATTCCTCGAGCCTCACAATCTCATAAGAGACGCTTTGGCCATAATGGAGCGTTATCACATCTCAGGTGTGCCGATCACGAGAGGCGGAAGGCTGGTGGGGATCCTCACGAACAGGGATCTTCGGTTCGAGACCAACTACGACCAGCCCATTGAGAACGTGATGACAAAGGAGAACCTGGTGACCGCCCCGGTAGGCACCACGCTCGAGGAAGCCAAGGCCATCTTGCAGAGGCACAAGATAGAGAAGCTTCCCATAGTCGATGAGGACTTCATGCTGAAAGGGCTCATCACGATAAAGGACATCCTGAAGGCAAAGCAGTTTCCCAACGCAGCCAAGGATGAGAGGGGAAGGCTACGAGTAGGCGCGGCCGTCGGGCCTGTGGGCGCGATTGCCCGCGCCGGGGCTCTCGTGGACGCGGGCGTGGACATCCTGGTGGTGGACACCGCCCACGGACACTCGCGCTCAGTGCTTGAAACCGTGAAGGCCCTCAAGGCGAACTTCCAGAACGTCGATGTTGCCGCCGGCAACGTTGGGACGGCCGACGGCGCCCGGGCTCTCATCGAAGCTGGGGCGGACGCTGTGAAGGTTGGCATCGGCCCGGGATCCATTTGCACCACAAGAGTGGTAGCGGGGATCGGGGTTCCTCAAGTGACGGCCATATTCGAGTGCGCTCGCGTGGCCAGGGAGCACGGTATTCCGGTGATAGCCGACGGCGGGATCAAGTACTCGGGGGACATCACCAAGGCGATCGCCGCGGGAGCCGATTCCGTCATGATCGGGCGTCTATTTGCGGGTACCGAGGAAAGCCCCGGGGAGCGTGTCATCTACAAAGGACGCAGCTTCAAGGTGTACCGCGGGATGGGCTCCATCGAGGCCATGAAGGAGGGGTCAAGTGACAGGTACTTTCAAAACGCGTCGCACAAGATGGTCCCAGAGGGGATCGAAGGCCGGGTTCCGTACAAGGGGGCTCTCGCGGATACCATCTACCAGCTGGTGGGCGGACTCCGCGCGGGAATGGGCTACTGTGGCGCACGCAACATAGCGGAGCTCCAGGAGAACACCAGGTTCATAAGGATGACCGGCGCGGGACTGCGGGAGAGTCACCCGCACGACATAGTCATCACTCGAGAGGCTCCCAACTACAGCCTGGCCGACACCGACGTGGAGGAAGAGTAG
- a CDS encoding ABC transporter ATP-binding protein, protein MQGQEVALECVGARKVFYVRKEARPKRTLSLEGAGQASRDPGGSPDGVASGGCVAAVKPEHPVPGEPERDALTNGRHRARLAVSRAIATMFPRTVKVEAVSGVTFSVKRGEIFGILGPNGSGKSTLIRLISTLLLPDEGEIRVFGHDVVRERFEVRRLINRVSVEAAFFKKLSAMENLSYAARLYDVDIGLARRKAVEILRRLGFSESKAYEPLEDLSRGMQQKVAVARALLTSPVLLLLDEPTTGLDPVSKREVQDYVLEVRNSHDTTVILTTHDMQEADRLCDRVAIIDQGRFVALDTPTRLKESLSTNGEAVTLEHVFFALTGKALKDSNPEEAD, encoded by the coding sequence ATGCAAGGACAAGAGGTGGCGCTCGAATGCGTGGGCGCACGCAAAGTGTTCTACGTCAGGAAGGAAGCGCGTCCGAAAAGGACGCTCTCACTCGAGGGAGCCGGGCAGGCGAGCCGAGACCCCGGTGGCAGCCCGGACGGCGTGGCCTCGGGGGGATGCGTGGCCGCCGTGAAGCCTGAACACCCTGTCCCTGGTGAGCCTGAGCGCGACGCGCTCACCAACGGCAGGCACCGGGCCCGGCTGGCCGTCTCACGGGCCATCGCGACGATGTTTCCGAGAACCGTGAAGGTGGAGGCCGTGTCGGGAGTAACGTTCAGCGTGAAACGCGGCGAGATATTCGGCATCCTGGGGCCCAACGGCTCCGGGAAGTCCACGCTCATCAGGCTGATTTCGACGTTGCTCCTCCCAGATGAAGGGGAGATCAGGGTGTTCGGCCACGATGTGGTGAGGGAGCGGTTCGAGGTGCGGCGTCTGATAAACCGCGTGTCTGTGGAGGCGGCCTTCTTCAAGAAGCTCTCGGCCATGGAGAACCTGAGCTACGCCGCGCGTCTCTACGATGTGGACATCGGCCTGGCGCGGCGGAAAGCCGTGGAAATCCTGCGGCGTCTCGGTTTCAGCGAAAGCAAGGCGTACGAACCGCTCGAGGACTTGTCCCGCGGGATGCAGCAGAAGGTTGCGGTTGCCAGGGCGCTTCTCACGTCGCCCGTGCTGCTTCTGCTCGACGAGCCGACGACCGGTCTGGACCCGGTGTCGAAGCGCGAGGTACAGGACTACGTCCTCGAGGTGAGGAACTCGCACGACACCACGGTGATCCTGACCACCCATGACATGCAGGAGGCTGATCGGCTGTGCGACAGGGTGGCCATCATTGACCAGGGCAGGTTCGTTGCCCTGGACACGCCGACGCGCCTCAAGGAGAGCCTCTCCACTAACGGCGAGGCCGTGACCCTGGAACACGTGTTCTTCGCGCTCACAGGGAAGGCGCTCAAGGACTCCAATCCGGAGGAGGCGGATTAG
- a CDS encoding NADH-dependent [FeFe] hydrogenase, group A6, translating into MKTALSQSQTHAESAPAPAPEPRKVVRLTIDGQEVEAYEGETVLEAARRAGRDIPTLCYHPAVGRIGSCRVCVVEIGGARNLPASCVTPVADGMVVRTNTAAVREARRTVVELLLAAHPHDCLKCERNGTCDLQALAMRLGIRTARFRRETDHRTADDSSPALVRRPDKCVLCGRCVKACNEVQAVGVLGFAYRGTRSCVTPMFEHGLGESKCVSCGQCTKVCPVGAISEKEEWERVLDAIADPDLHVVIQVAPAVRAAIGEEFGIPAGTAVTGKLATALHLLGFDGVFDTQFGADLTIMEEGHELLERIKSRGKLPLITSCSPGWVRFCETFFPDFLDNLSSCKSPQQMMGAVIKTYYAKKMGIAPEKILSVSAMPCTAKKYEAARPEMNASGVRDVDVALTTRELARMIKSAGIDLAALPDGDFDSPLGASTGAATIFGATGGVMEAALRTVAEVAARKPSGRTGAGKLEFAEVRGVDGIREAIVELGGQEVRVAVASGLGNAARLLQRIRDGKASYHFVEIMACPGGCVDGGGQPRTSDPETAAKRTAALYAEDRRMKARRSHENLAVRRLYDEFLGEPGGEVAHSLLHTTYRSVEEVGSAASVRKEAM; encoded by the coding sequence ATGAAGACCGCTTTGTCGCAAAGCCAAACGCACGCCGAATCCGCTCCCGCCCCGGCTCCCGAGCCGCGGAAGGTCGTCAGGCTGACCATAGACGGCCAAGAGGTCGAGGCATACGAAGGTGAGACGGTACTTGAGGCGGCACGGCGCGCGGGCAGGGACATACCGACTCTGTGCTACCACCCGGCGGTCGGACGCATCGGGTCGTGCAGGGTATGCGTCGTGGAGATCGGAGGAGCGAGAAACCTTCCAGCGTCCTGTGTGACGCCAGTTGCCGACGGCATGGTGGTGCGCACGAACACCGCCGCGGTGCGCGAGGCGCGCCGTACGGTCGTGGAACTGCTCCTTGCGGCTCATCCTCACGACTGCCTCAAGTGTGAGAGGAACGGGACGTGCGATCTTCAGGCTCTAGCGATGCGCCTCGGGATACGCACGGCAAGGTTCCGTAGGGAAACGGATCACAGGACGGCGGACGATTCTAGCCCCGCGCTCGTCCGGAGACCTGACAAGTGCGTCTTGTGCGGCAGATGCGTGAAGGCGTGCAACGAGGTGCAGGCGGTGGGGGTGCTCGGCTTCGCGTACAGGGGTACCCGTTCCTGTGTGACGCCCATGTTCGAGCACGGGCTCGGTGAGTCGAAGTGCGTGTCGTGCGGGCAGTGCACGAAGGTCTGCCCGGTTGGCGCGATAAGCGAGAAAGAGGAATGGGAGCGCGTCCTGGATGCGATAGCCGACCCCGATCTCCACGTGGTCATTCAAGTAGCTCCCGCCGTGCGCGCCGCCATAGGGGAGGAGTTTGGGATTCCCGCCGGAACGGCCGTTACCGGGAAGCTGGCTACAGCGCTTCACCTGCTCGGATTCGACGGGGTCTTCGACACCCAATTCGGGGCGGACCTCACGATCATGGAGGAAGGCCATGAGCTTCTCGAGCGCATCAAGTCCAGGGGCAAGCTGCCTCTCATCACGTCGTGCAGCCCCGGATGGGTGAGGTTCTGTGAGACGTTCTTCCCCGATTTCTTGGACAACTTGTCGTCGTGCAAGTCGCCGCAGCAGATGATGGGGGCAGTGATCAAGACGTACTACGCGAAGAAGATGGGCATCGCGCCTGAGAAGATCCTCAGCGTATCCGCCATGCCTTGCACGGCAAAGAAGTACGAGGCGGCGCGTCCGGAAATGAACGCTTCAGGGGTGCGTGACGTAGACGTGGCCCTTACCACTCGCGAGCTTGCTCGCATGATCAAGTCCGCGGGCATAGATCTCGCGGCCCTGCCTGATGGGGACTTCGATTCCCCGCTCGGCGCCTCCACGGGCGCGGCGACCATCTTCGGCGCGACCGGGGGTGTGATGGAGGCTGCCCTGCGGACGGTGGCGGAGGTGGCCGCGAGGAAACCGTCAGGAAGGACGGGTGCCGGCAAGCTGGAGTTCGCCGAGGTCCGCGGCGTCGATGGGATACGAGAGGCCATCGTGGAGCTGGGGGGCCAGGAGGTTCGTGTCGCGGTCGCATCAGGGCTTGGGAACGCCGCGAGATTACTCCAGAGGATACGCGACGGCAAGGCGTCATACCACTTTGTTGAGATCATGGCGTGTCCGGGAGGGTGTGTGGACGGCGGCGGTCAGCCCAGGACGAGCGACCCGGAGACCGCCGCGAAGAGAACCGCAGCCCTGTACGCCGAGGATCGGCGCATGAAAGCCAGGAGGTCCCACGAAAACCTCGCCGTGCGCAGGCTCTACGATGAATTCCTTGGCGAGCCTGGTGGAGAGGTTGCGCACAGCCTGCTCCACACGACGTACCGGAGCGTTGAGGAAGTCGGTTCCGCCGCGAGCGTCAGGAAGGAGGCCATGTGA
- the asnS gene encoding asparagine--tRNA ligase produces the protein MKSVHIAHVGEHEGHEVEIRGWLYNKRSSGSVLFLIIRDGTGFIQSVVVRGQVPDGDFDIADKLTQESSIVVRGRVRADRRAPGGYELSVSGLEVVSLAGEYPISLKEHGVDFLMDHRHLWLRTPRQGAIMRVRNEVVKAIRDFLDEREFVLVDAPILTPSACEGTTTLFETDYFDTKAYLTQSGQLYMEAAAMALGKVYCFGPTFRAEKSKTRRHLTEFWMVEPEMAWVDLDGDMKLQEDLVSYVVQRVLQRRAEDLATLGRDTSKLKNVEPPFPRISYDEACEILRRHGVQFEWGTDFGGGDETILAEQFDRPVFVHRYPTACKAFYMKPDPCRPEVCLSADLLAPEGYGEIIGGGQRIDDPELLERRIEEHRLPGEAYKWYMDLRRYGSVPHSGFGLGVERTVAWICGLEHVRETIPFPRLLNRIYP, from the coding sequence GTGAAAAGCGTGCACATAGCGCATGTCGGTGAGCATGAAGGGCACGAAGTGGAGATCCGGGGCTGGCTTTACAACAAGAGGTCGAGCGGGTCGGTGCTTTTCCTCATCATCAGGGATGGGACAGGCTTCATCCAATCGGTAGTAGTGAGGGGACAGGTGCCTGACGGAGATTTCGACATCGCTGACAAGCTCACCCAAGAGTCGTCCATAGTGGTGCGAGGCCGCGTGAGGGCCGACCGCAGGGCACCGGGCGGGTACGAGCTTTCAGTGTCGGGTTTGGAAGTCGTGTCGCTGGCCGGGGAGTATCCCATATCTCTCAAGGAGCACGGCGTGGATTTCCTGATGGACCACAGACACCTGTGGCTGCGCACCCCAAGGCAGGGCGCGATCATGAGGGTGAGGAACGAGGTCGTGAAGGCTATCCGAGACTTCCTCGACGAGCGCGAGTTTGTCTTGGTTGACGCGCCAATCCTCACGCCGTCGGCGTGCGAGGGAACGACGACGCTATTCGAGACGGATTACTTCGACACGAAGGCGTACCTGACTCAGAGCGGACAGCTCTATATGGAAGCGGCGGCAATGGCCTTGGGCAAGGTTTACTGTTTCGGGCCGACCTTCAGGGCGGAGAAGTCCAAAACGCGCAGGCACCTAACGGAATTCTGGATGGTGGAGCCGGAGATGGCGTGGGTCGACCTAGACGGTGACATGAAGCTCCAGGAGGACCTGGTGAGCTACGTCGTGCAGCGAGTGCTGCAGAGGCGAGCGGAGGATCTTGCCACGCTCGGCCGCGATACCTCCAAGCTGAAGAACGTCGAGCCGCCTTTCCCGCGGATCTCCTATGACGAGGCTTGTGAGATCCTGCGCCGGCACGGCGTACAGTTCGAGTGGGGCACGGATTTTGGCGGGGGAGACGAGACGATCCTCGCCGAGCAGTTCGACCGGCCGGTTTTCGTCCACAGATATCCCACGGCCTGCAAAGCGTTCTACATGAAACCCGATCCGTGCCGGCCGGAGGTGTGCCTATCTGCGGACCTCCTCGCGCCTGAAGGATACGGTGAGATCATCGGTGGAGGACAGAGGATTGACGATCCGGAACTTTTGGAGCGTCGCATAGAAGAGCATCGGCTTCCGGGGGAAGCATACAAATGGTATATGGACCTGCGCAGGTATGGGTCGGTCCCGCACTCCGGGTTCGGGCTCGGCGTTGAGCGTACGGTGGCCTGGATTTGCGGCCTCGAACACGTGCGAGAAACGATACCATTTCCGAGGCTGCTGAACAGGATCTACCCATGA
- the nuoF gene encoding NADH-quinone oxidoreductase subunit NuoF, translating to MSPFCRAHVLVCAGAGCVSSGCQAVYESLMKNLEAEGVLGEVKVVQTGCIGSCDLGPVIVIYPEGTFYQRVRPDDVKDIVREHIVKGRPVERLLHRNSEGALVPTLGSIDFFKKQVKIVLRNCGVIDPENINEYVARDGYEALARVLTEMEPKDVIDIVKRSGLRGRGGAGFPTGLKWEFAARVRADQKYVVCNADEGDPGAFMDRSVLEGDPHSVIEAMAIAGYAIGASQGYVYVRAEYPLAVARLSHAIRQAREFGVLGENLFGSGFNFDLEIRVGAGAFVCGEETALLASVEGKRGMPRPKPPFPANEGLWGKPTVINNVETLANIPPIILRGPEWFASIGTEKSKGTKVFALAGKINNTGLVEVPMGTTLREIVYEIGGGIPGGKAFKAAQTGGPSGGCIPAAFLDTPMEYDTLVRLGAMMGSGGLIIMDEQTCMVDIARFFLQFTQDESCGKCVPCREGTKVMLDILTRITEGKGQPGDIETLEALGNTIKNTALCGLGQTAPNPVLSTIKYFRDEYEAHIHDKRCPAGVCAALTRYRIDPDKCRGCGLCAKACPVGAISLAATETEEAVAKAAGGAEAACRARGRRVYAIDADTCQGCGACASACRFQAVVKR from the coding sequence ATGAGTCCGTTTTGTCGTGCCCACGTCCTGGTGTGCGCGGGGGCGGGGTGTGTGTCCTCGGGCTGTCAGGCGGTGTACGAGTCATTGATGAAGAACCTCGAGGCGGAAGGAGTCCTGGGGGAGGTCAAGGTCGTGCAGACCGGGTGCATCGGGTCGTGCGACCTCGGCCCGGTAATCGTGATCTACCCGGAAGGCACGTTCTACCAGCGGGTCCGTCCGGACGACGTGAAGGACATCGTGCGCGAGCACATAGTGAAAGGCAGGCCGGTGGAGCGCCTCCTTCACAGGAATTCCGAAGGGGCCCTGGTACCGACCCTGGGTTCGATAGATTTCTTCAAGAAGCAAGTCAAGATAGTTCTCCGCAATTGCGGGGTGATAGACCCCGAGAACATCAACGAGTACGTGGCCCGCGATGGGTACGAGGCGCTGGCGCGGGTGCTCACCGAAATGGAGCCCAAAGACGTCATAGACATCGTCAAGAGGTCAGGCCTCCGAGGACGCGGTGGCGCGGGGTTCCCGACAGGGCTCAAGTGGGAGTTCGCCGCGCGCGTGAGGGCCGACCAGAAGTATGTCGTTTGCAACGCCGACGAGGGCGATCCGGGAGCGTTCATGGATAGGAGCGTGCTGGAGGGCGACCCACACAGCGTCATCGAAGCCATGGCCATCGCCGGCTACGCCATTGGCGCGAGCCAGGGCTACGTGTACGTCCGTGCCGAATACCCGCTCGCCGTGGCGCGACTGTCGCACGCAATTCGTCAAGCCCGTGAGTTCGGCGTGCTTGGCGAGAACCTCTTCGGATCTGGGTTCAACTTCGATCTAGAGATCAGAGTCGGAGCCGGCGCATTCGTGTGCGGCGAAGAGACGGCCCTCCTCGCTTCGGTTGAGGGCAAGCGCGGCATGCCTAGGCCAAAGCCGCCGTTCCCGGCTAACGAAGGCCTGTGGGGGAAACCGACTGTCATCAATAACGTGGAGACCCTTGCGAACATCCCGCCCATCATTCTCCGAGGCCCCGAGTGGTTCGCAAGCATAGGCACGGAGAAGAGCAAGGGGACGAAGGTCTTCGCGCTTGCCGGCAAGATCAACAACACGGGGCTCGTTGAGGTACCCATGGGCACCACGCTCCGGGAGATCGTGTATGAGATAGGCGGCGGGATACCGGGCGGAAAGGCATTCAAAGCCGCTCAGACCGGCGGTCCTTCCGGCGGATGCATTCCCGCGGCCTTCCTGGATACACCCATGGAGTACGACACCCTGGTCAGATTGGGAGCGATGATGGGGTCCGGCGGACTCATCATCATGGATGAGCAGACCTGCATGGTGGATATCGCCAGGTTCTTCCTGCAGTTTACCCAGGACGAGTCGTGCGGGAAGTGCGTTCCGTGCCGGGAAGGCACGAAAGTGATGCTGGATATCTTGACCCGCATCACAGAAGGCAAGGGTCAGCCCGGGGACATCGAGACCCTGGAAGCCCTCGGCAACACGATAAAGAACACCGCGCTCTGCGGACTCGGCCAGACAGCTCCGAATCCCGTGCTCAGCACCATCAAGTACTTCAGGGACGAGTACGAAGCCCACATTCATGACAAGAGGTGCCCGGCGGGCGTCTGTGCGGCGCTCACACGCTACCGCATTGATCCTGACAAGTGCAGAGGATGCGGGCTCTGCGCCAAAGCATGCCCGGTGGGCGCTATCTCGCTCGCGGCGACGGAGACCGAAGAGGCCGTGGCAAAAGCGGCGGGTGGAGCAGAGGCCGCATGTCGCGCTCGCGGGCGGAGAGTATACGCCATTGACGCAGACACGTGCCAGGGATGCGGGGCGTGCGCAAGCGCGTGCCGCTTCCAGGCGGTGGTGAAGAGGTGA
- a CDS encoding PEGA domain-containing protein codes for MTARSLKWAVVGMVLLAVSVLPQIGAYAQDSPVKLFINPNPSPEFKAEIWVDRGQGATYYPGENINVYYRVSRDSYVYILDILASGELRWLVRDTWIRANRAYTLSGTVEPPSGTEYLIMFASTQKLPMSDLEESARSGQVYIKGEADIVLGNIQAKIKIVPQKSWVSGYTYFYVGGAYPPIPQPQPVPQPPVPQPQPVQKYGSVSVSTYPSGATVFLDGFEKGKSPIVLQWVPFGEHEVTLVLAGYYTVTRRFELNYAHTYYVTSSMKRIQ; via the coding sequence GTGACGGCTAGATCGTTGAAGTGGGCCGTTGTGGGCATGGTGCTGCTGGCGGTCTCGGTCCTGCCTCAGATCGGGGCGTACGCCCAAGACTCGCCGGTGAAGCTCTTCATCAACCCCAATCCCAGCCCGGAGTTCAAAGCTGAGATCTGGGTCGATAGGGGCCAAGGCGCGACTTACTATCCTGGTGAGAACATCAACGTGTACTATAGAGTAAGCAGGGACAGCTACGTCTACATCCTGGACATTCTCGCCTCGGGGGAACTCAGGTGGCTCGTACGCGATACGTGGATTCGTGCGAACAGAGCCTACACGCTGTCGGGCACGGTGGAACCGCCCTCGGGAACGGAGTACCTGATCATGTTCGCCTCCACTCAGAAGCTGCCTATGTCGGACCTGGAGGAGTCCGCCCGATCCGGTCAGGTGTACATCAAGGGCGAGGCAGATATCGTGCTCGGGAACATCCAGGCGAAGATCAAGATAGTGCCCCAGAAATCATGGGTGAGCGGGTACACGTATTTCTATGTAGGGGGAGCTTACCCGCCGATTCCGCAGCCGCAGCCCGTTCCCCAGCCTCCGGTTCCGCAGCCACAGCCAGTACAGAAGTACGGATCGGTGAGCGTGTCGACCTACCCGTCGGGAGCCACCGTGTTCCTCGACGGCTTCGAGAAGGGGAAGAGCCCAATCGTCCTGCAATGGGTGCCCTTCGGGGAACACGAGGTTACGCTCGTTCTAGCGGGTTACTACACGGTCACCAGGAGATTCGAGCTGAACTACGCGCATACATACTACGTCACCTCATCCATGAAGCGCATTCAGTGA